A window of Gossypium raimondii isolate GPD5lz chromosome 7, ASM2569854v1, whole genome shotgun sequence genomic DNA:
TACTACCGCTTGACTATTTGGTCTTGGTGGGGTTTGAACCCATACCCTTATATGGTATTAGTAGGTAATAACACTACCACTTGGCTAAGCATTTCCTTAGTGATGAGGTACTCCCCAAGCTTGTTTGGCTCTCCTTGGAGTCGAGAAACAAAACTCAAGACAAAAACTAAACATAGACATTCCGAATATAATACCTCCACTATTTGAGAATCAGATTAACTgcaaaactttttaaaaaattttccctAAGTTAACCAACACCTCTACATTGAGtgaaaatcatatttttctaaaatcctaaatttattATCTGGTTTGAATAATCTCAAAATCTTAAATGTTTTAGACGTGGCATCATAAATAAAGCTAAAGAGTATATGGTTTTtcctttaatatttattaccGTAACTTGAATTCGGTGTCATCCTATGCCATTTCTCGAATATGCTATGTGCCACTTAAACTTGTTACCATTTAAGTGCATACATGATTACAACTCAACCAATCTCtacattttgtttaaatatgtttatgcAAGCCACACCGACTTTGAACACCTGTTATTTATTTGCCAACCTAATTTAAGATTTGTTGCATTTCAATGCTCAATGCTAATTATGTTTCTATACACACTTGTGGAAAGATTTTCCATTGACTGCGTTTTTAACGGGTTACTATATCCTTTAGTACATGAGtttgtgtttaatgtttaatttaatgtttgagttttttattttaatttagtgttTGAGTTTgacttcaatattcaatttgatacctagactaaaatatattatgtgGCCCAATGAACACGTACTCTAGTATAAAAAAAGATAAGGCCTTAATGTCGATAATAACATCGCGTAccaaattaattcattaaaGCCAAACTTAGGTGTttaattgagacaaaaaaaacaACTCtattatcaaattgaaaaaactcaagtaccaatttgaacattgaagccaaaCTCACGTACCAAATTCGGACAAAAACTCaaatactaaattgaacattgaaaccAAATTCAAGTGCCAAATAGTTTATTAACCCTTTTTAATCTATGAAAGTTGAGACATTCTCatataaaccaaataaattaaatatatgtgtaaattATCAATATCCATGTAATTTATGAAATGCACATACAAGGGAAAAATGGATAAATCGATTTTCACTACTCATCGGAACTTCAAAATCTGCCTAAAAgtgaattatttaatatgtgTATATTGAAAATTACGaagataaattaatatttttgttagagatatatatatatatattcaaagatAACGTGTATATTTGATTAAACTTATGTGTCTATTAAGGTTAGTAGCATTTAGTTATGGTAGTATATCGTAATATCTTCCTAAAAGATAACTAGTACAtactttgattattttgttatctAAATCCATCGAGTAAACTCTATATTTTGAGCATTCTTGTATTGTTTTACATTTATATACTATTTTGTACCTATTTTGCTTCATTCACTTATCTCATTTGTTGCCTTATTTAATGGGTAAATCTTCTCTTAATGAAGTAAGTTAAGTTGTATTTAGATGTTTCAGATCTTGACTTAGTACCATTAGAAGATAAACTTGACCTTATTATCGACTTGAGCAATGAGAAAGAGAAGTTACACCATAAGCAATGGAAGCGATCAAATAAATTGAGCCTTATACTCTTGTCAATGACCATTGCCAACAATATCAAGATCATAATTACACAAAATTGGAAGTGCCAAAAAAATATCTTATGCATGTAGAATGATGTTTTTGTTCTATAGCCAAGTCACTCGTTAGTACTTTAATGGCACAACTTACAACTATGAGATTTGATAGGTCAAGGGAAATGCAAAAACATATCACTAAGATGACTTGTAATGTAGAAAAGCTAAAGACATTGGGATGATGGAAAATGACTCTTTCTTAGTGCAGTTTATCTTAAATTCACCATCTCCAAATTATGAgacatttcaaattaattataaaatggatGTTAATAAATTGACTAGTAAACTTGTTCGGGAGGAAAAAGACTAAAAATCAAGGAGATCATTCTATCGATCTTGTGGGTCAAAGAATTAGCAAAGGACTTAAGATGAAAAGTAATAAgtttaagtaaaagaaaattttgaaaagaaatttatatcTAGCCTACCTAGTTACTACTACCATTACTTGAATtaagttaatataaaattaaaatttaatacaaaatgttgattgaattttaatttaactgaACTATTATTGATCATGAATTTGAGTATGATGAAGTTCtaatataatgatttgaaatttatatataataataaaataatagtattaaaAACAATAGTTGAGTTTATGGGTCATTGGATACATAGCCTCAAAAGAAAGTCAAACTTTAAATCTTGACCACCTCCAATAAATTGGAAGCCTggttattaataaattttcattcatttctttttttttatttttgttagtgttgttttttaaatgaattaatattttattatgaatttaacttaaattaagATATCCTAAAAAGTTGGTTTTAGGCATTCAATAATAACTCCTAATACTatttttaactctaaaattaaataaatcaattttatataaaacattaaaatagtaaaccctaaatcatagaCCTTAAATCCTAATCTAACCCTTTCCTAAAATCATAAATCTTAAAATCCTAAAGTTTAACCCGCTACACCATAAATCATAAATCTagttaaacaaaaataccataaaccttacattttattttattttttacgttaattctatttaattaatcaacacCAATTAAGATTAAAATCTTACGAAGGAGAATTGATCTAATATTAGAAAGTTTACGgtattaattagaaattattttaaaaataaagtgattAGATGCCTAAAAGATCatcctaatataatttaaattttttattatacaaacacatcataaaaaataatatcatttatttcattagtagtataaaaaaactatatatagtaaatacatcaaatgtaaaatttattaaaatcaaaatagacATTTCAATTTCTATGATGTTAGTACTTATGATATAACTTCacttaattaattgaaaattattattatatttaaatattgaatcaataaatattaaaaaatatatttaatatttacataaccTTATTCAAAATTAGACATTTATAATCTATtgtaaaacattttataatcCATGAATGAACAACattagtaaatgttaatgttcatttcaaaattttactattaattttaaattaacattcttacttttatataatattttaaattgttttctttttagaatttttaaataatatatcaggattattttattttgaatatattgtcacaaatagtaattaatgcaagtttattttaaatatttaaatttttattcttaagttatattaattataatataaaccataaatatttttaaaattaaatatttatatcattttgtttttattttctcgatattcgtatttttaaatgttacaatttttataataaattttaaaaataaatataatatattttaattaatatgtgtattacatgatataataaattaattattatatgaagTAACTTTACAAAGCATAATTTACGTAAGGATCAAGTTGGGTTGGACCACAACTTGAAAGTTTTTGAAGTCTTGTTgaaacccaaattaaatcaaGCTGATATTTctttaccattaaaaataaaatatttagaaattatttaataatagtatttatctaattttctagttaaacttgaataaaataaatattttattattaactagTGATATAAGTCaagaaaaacttaaatgaaaacagCTTTAATTCATTTCTAACTTCAAGTACAatatattaaaagttattaatgttatactttttataaaaaatttcaaagtcgAATTTTAAAacgattttatttaaaaatacaactACAAATTCGAAAGAATTAATCTATTAACCATAAAACTATTGGTTATTCTCAAATGAAAGATATAATATGCaacaataatgttaaatttatacattgaaTTTGTTCCACTCTAGGAAACCTCAAcctagaaaaaattataatccaAGATGAAAAGTACCCCAAAGAAGCCCTTAAAACAAAGAACTTTCCCCTCTAccttttagaaaaaataaagattttggtCTAATGTAATGTCACAAAGTTGGTAATCCTTGCCTTCATCAAAAAGCCATTTCTCAAGCAGTGAAAGTTGGCTTTGAGCATTGAGGTGTGGCTTACTTTCATATTGTGAAAGGCTTGTCTCAGGTGACATAGATGGTGAGATATCAGAAAGTGAAGAATCTAAAGATTCAAACCCTAAATGTGATTGAAATGCCTCTGCCATTTCCTTGCTGTTCTTGTCTTCCTTCATTGGAACAGTCCCTTCTTCACTATAATCTGCAGAATCAGCCATTTTCCATGGATTATTTCTCATCCACCCTTTCAACAACTTAGCTATGTTTTCAGTGCTTGAAGCATATCCACTTGGTTTTGGAGAAGATGTGTGGTTATTAAAGGGTTTCATTTCAACTAAGTCACTTGATTTCTCAGGTGATAAAGCATCAGATAAATCCTTTTTAGCCATATGGATATCAGTCTGCAACTTTCTCTCCCACTGACCTCTACAAATCTGGTatgacgatgatgatgatggaaaCCCATATCTAGAAGAACTTTCATTGCCTTGTAGCTTCTTCTTCAAATGAGTGTtccaataatttttaatgtcaTTGTCTGTTCTTTCAGGGAGGTAAGATGCTATTGCAGCCCATCTGTAACAATAATAAATGCCCCCCATTCATTATAAAACCGACTTATTCGTTACATTCAACACTAAACAGATGACAGTTAATATTCACTGTTGATACTTGATATATATTTACGGTAATTGATCACTAACCTGTTGCCTAAGAGGGCTTGAAGGTGGATTAtcattttctcttcattttctgtGAAGTTACCCCTTCTAATCCCAGGCCTTAAGTAATTAGCCCACCTAAGCCTGCAACTCTTACTACATCTAAGCAAacctgaatatatatatatcaaagatTAGTAATTGCATAATTGTATTCATTTATGATCAAAtaccaaacaaaacaaaacaagatcCTGTTCTAGAACCTGTTTTGGTGGGAACAGCCCTCCAATTCCCAGGACCATGTTGTTGAATATAAGACACCAAGATGAGATCTTCTTCAGGAGTCCATGGCCCTTTCTTGACACCAACTTTGTCACAACAAGGCTGTCTTCCCATTATCAAAACTGCAGTTGATTTCTtgtgtttttagggtttagtttatGTTGGTGGGAGCTTTAAGACGAGTCTAAGAGTAAGACAAAGGATTTGATGTTGCAGCATTACATATATAGAAATCAAAGTGTAAGACAGTGAGGATGCTGActtaaaaagaggaaaaaaagggTGGTATCCAAGTTCCAACTCCCTCCCCAAAGAGTCAAAAAGATGACAGCAAGTGCATTAACTCAAGGAGAGAGAGGGAGGGATCGATTTAAATAGACAGCTCAATAATAACATTATTGAACCTTGTTTTAtgatttccattttttttatgttgttattgatatttgtaaaagtattagaatgttatttgtattaaaagtaggattatattttattttttattaaaaaataataaattagtttttatacgGAGCAAACTGAAGCAAATTGGttcttctgttaaaaattttattcatttctactattaaaaactaatttttatacatCGAATAAGGTACATGTAAGAGATCATATGTAAAATgtctaattattttatcaactaCGCCGCTTTTAACAATTGgattggatgaaattttaatagaaataactagcttacttttttatataacttacaaggactaatttatttattatttaataaagtaaaatacAATTGCTCTTAATACAGAGACttctataataattttatctaattttgatTATAAGTGGTTGTGATTGTATTCATGACTAATTATTCCAAATGATGATAAAAGTATTTATGACAATATATGTAGAATAAATGCTATATACTAAAAAGCTTTTAAATTGTTAcgattttacttaaataaaattttaaattatttttgtagttaaataaattttaatttatgatttttattcataaaatttttgattttaatattaaagtaaaaatctttttaattttgatattttatctaatttcttGTTGATGGAATAAAAATTATTCCAAGTGATGATAAAAGTATGAGATGACAATAAGTAAAAAATGTTGATATACTAAAAAAGCTTTTAAATTGTTAccgttcttaaattatttttatagttaaataagtttataatctatgatttttatctataaaatttactgattttaatattaaagtaaaaatattttgaattttgacactttatctaatttttttatgtaatagaAATTATATACACTTTAACAtcaacatataatttaaaagagtaatcaaaattttaattttcaaaaaagaataaTCAAAACTTTCAAAAGAGTAATTAAATGTGCAATTTATATAcgcattttaaaaattttaaaatattattttattctaatttaaaagtattattttatttttatttaataaactattctcattagATTCATAGTAGCATTAAAtgcaaattagtttaaaattaaaaatattattactttaatattaaaattaagggCTTTCATGACTAAAAATCATACGTTAAGgtttgtttaattataaaaatagtataagtgCTTATTTAAACAAAGTGTAGTAATTTAAgggtttttaatatattaaccaACAGTAAAATTCGATATTCATAAGTATTTAGAGTGATTAACTGGTAGTTTAGTCTAATCTTAAAGTGATTAACGTGGAAAAGTATAGtcaatattttgattaatttcttttagataatcaaattaacaaaagtaaatttaaaaggatGAAAATAAGAATGAGCCTAATTATAATTACTAACGGTTAATTTACcctaaaagtaaaaattcaaacattgtTGTAAATATTGGATCATGTTTTGCTGAAGTCAACTCAAGTATGCCTCATCTGCCTCACAAAACCGCGTGGCATTCAATGTGATTTGTGCTCTAGAGGAAACCTACAACCACTCTTCTCTCTCTCTGCCATTTATATTTACTGTAATAAATAAcagaaaaagtaaagaaaaatgaacgAAAAGATGCACAAAATAATTACTGATGAACAATATTGTAGTAAAGTCAAAGTATGTATCCAATTTTATTAACGACTTTCTATcattatttcttaatatttgTTAGAAGTTTCGACAGTTCAACCTTTAGTTGCAATATGAGTCTAAatagtttttctaaaaattaaaatattttatgataacaAGAAGTTGCCgtaagaagagaaaataaagttctTCCTCAAGTATTTGAATCATGATGTAAGAGATTTACTTGAATACCACCCTGGCTCAAATAAGACTATACTCAGAACATAAAAcggataccaatataaaatattttatgataattttgaCTTGTTGTACAAGTTTTTCGAACTTTACCTAGCTGAATTTAAAGGACAAATTTGATCAACTTAtggaataatttttatttttaatttcataatttagtatTATCATGCTTGTCTTTAATTAGTGAATTACATTCATACCTTTTGTATATTGTTGTCttatggtttttgcatgcaaaacaaaatagaagcaaacaaatattagttcatttgttatctaatgtttaactaatattaaacgGTATTACGTGGTTGAATCGTAATTTGAAaaaacaacttatattagtaaatgAACCTAAAGATgcccttagtctaatcgaaaatgagcaaaccgattgaaagactaatatgccgtctatcaagtccaattggggagatgtcttATCTTGGGCATCAAAgaggatgactcccaaaagatggagacataaatgtgactaACTAGATTGACAGAGTGTTGGGCATGACCCAAATAGAATAGACTCTGaattcatttatggatttaatcacttgtgatgttcatagtgtgtcATACATTAATATTGAGtcgatgatggactatgtatgtgtaactcgtatactttgatgtaagtaaaagcctaagttcaaatagataaggaattaAAAGTTGGTGCGTTGGGCATACGACTTGTCACACCCTCATTTGGTGAGTTGGTTCGGTTTGGGAGACTATGTTGGTGAAGGCCACCTAAGTCGTGAGACTTAGACCAAATAAAGTTGGTAATTCCGTGGCGAAGTACTTCGTTGAACTTCGCCAAAACTGCGGAGTTCCACTTTGCAAAGTGGCAAGTTCTTGGTTGTGGCAAAAACCTTATTAGGCAGACTTTTCCGCTAATAAGTCTGCCGCCTGTGGTAGTTAGTGGGACACATTTAAGTCATCTAGCATCCTAGTGAAAGTAATGTGTCAGTAATTAGGACACTTAGGGAGCCTCGCAGGATGTGATTAATTAGTGGAAGCACGTGAGTATGATTAATGATTAGAGTTAATCTTAAGTGAGATTTAGATGTGAGTTATCTACAAATAGGATAGCTTGGTAGTGGAAAGAAGCCTTCTGTTTCATCTTCTCTACTAGTCTTTGTTATCGAAGAGAACCAGAAAAGTTATTCATCGTTAACAAAAGGGTTCTCAGTTAAGCTTAAAAGAGCTTCAGTCCTAGTTATCTGTTGGTAAACTCTTAAACCTTCTTTTAAGCTTTACCAAATAGAAAGAAGCTACTGTAAGAGAGGTTCAATAGGATTTTCATTTGGTTACTGGATAAGAAGGAAACTTCTATCCAGAAATTGTTTGCATGTCTACAAATTCATGTTATTTCATAAAGGTTTAAAGAAGtcgttttattttcttttagccAAAGAAACGGGAGAAGGTCTCAGTACCAAAGGTAAGGAACCCATAGAGCAGATAGAGTTCTGAGTAAAGAAATCTGGTGAGTTCCTTCATACCTTGAGTCTAATTTTTGTGTTATTCCGTTTAACCTTCATCATTATACAGCCAGGTAAGTGGCTTTGTCCTTTGGCTCTAGTACTCGTGTCTAAGGAAATGCGTTCAAAAAGTCAATGCATGCAAGGGTATAAATTGTTAAACAGACCCAGAAATTTGATATACACATGGTGTAAATACTCATTCATTGGTGTGTAAGCTCCATATCTAGACTACTGTAAGGAGTCAACGGAGGGATATTGCGTATGATGATGAAAAGAAGATATAAGATAATATGTTTTTCCTCCAGTATGGCACTCTGGTGCAAACCATGATTGTTGAAAACCTGACTTTAAGGGGAAACACGTGTGTGTTTGAAAACAATAGAAGATGTTAAGGGGTATCGAGGTGATGTTTGGTAAATAACTCTGATAAGCGATATGAATATAATGGGGTACCGAGTATTCCAATCATTTCTTGATCAATTCGTCGTTGTGTTTATCGACAACATCTTGGTTTATTCTGAATCTAAAACTAAACATGATTGTAATTCCCCAAAAGTAAGTATACgtgatttgttaaattttgtcatAAATTAGTATTTGCTTCAGTAGTTAAGGCTTTAATTTTGTGTTGGAGGTCTTATGTTCAAATCTCTATGTgaacaaaataactttatttttgttgaatttgttgTGTGCTGCTTTGTGGTAGAGTTTGGggtaaattcaaattttgacaaGTTGggtagttttagaaaaatctgtTCAGCAagattctttttattctttttatttgattttattctattttaatattattttctttttccccaaAAATCGTTCCAATAACCTCacgtttatttttttctaaaactcttTGTTTACGTCGTCaccttcttttccatgttttactgttctatttctttaatttttgttccttttccttcttttcctaATCTTTACTTTTACTTTGATTCTTGATTATTCATTGGTTTAATTTTCCATTACTTTATCTTCAATCCTCTGTTTGCATTTTTTGGTGGTGATTGTGGCATTTGATTCATCTGGTAAGTTGTGAAATTTTGAAGGGTTGGGGTTCATTTTCAGGTGGGTTGAGTTCTTTGCAGTGGAATCGAGGTTTtagttgtatttaattatttgtttgtaCATTGTTAGGTGAAGATCGAGAGCTGTTGGGTGTTCCTTCAACGTCATAAATTTCGTGTAGTGTTGTTCGTAACGGTAAGTGTATGGGGGTGTGTTTGGAGGATGTTATGAATTTGTTGTATTCGATTCTTGATTAAATTGTGTTTCATTACTAGAATTAATCGTTTAGGTTGGGAAATTATGTTGTTAATTCGTATTATTTCGTCAATTTAGGTgctaaaatattcaattttgagAGTGCATCGGATTTTTGACCAAGTGTGAACGAGAAACCTGAAAAATAGCAAATGGAGACAGCCAAATTTAGGCACTATTGacgccacacggccgtgtggtaaGCCGTGTATGACACAGGACCATGTGACAAGCCGTGTGTTGGatcatgtgtgacacatgatCTGGGCTAGTGAGGTTGTGTACCACGTCGTATGGGCCACATGGCATGTGTGAGGTCTTGTACCAAGCTGTgtaggccacacgggcatgtggggtCAAAATTCTGAATATTTTCCCAAGGCTGTACACATCATTCTGATCGATCGTGGGCCTTCCATGGGGTTGATATGTGATCAAATAGTCTGTAAAATGTGAAATCCggtcatctactaatacaaatTTTGTTATCTGTATGTATGTTAGAGACGTCATATGATAAGTTAACCTTGTAATAGGTtataaataacccaaaaaaaaatgCTATGTATGTGATGTGTATCTATTATGTCATGCATGTATAATTATAGCAATTATGATTTCTGTTATGTTTATATCTACATTTGGGGTGGGTTGTATTGTGTGGAGGAAGTATTTCTGTGAGTGGCGATGTCTCGCCCATTATACTGGTAGCACAACTGAAATTATTCTAAAAAGTGTCATATCAACACTAAgcggtgtgtagggttggatgggtgttttatacccctatttggtgtgttgggatggttggagttggtgtgtagcaaATGGGGGTAGAGTTATATGTTTGTATTTGTATTGCTCTAATATGAATTTGTTTCTACTAAATCtgtctaaaataaattaactgcttaagttattttttacacactgagtttcgaaAACTCATTTTCTGTTTGACTGATAAtttcaggtaatcctcaaaCTTAGGCAGGTCAGTGCACGGGAGCTcggttataaatttttttgtacaattcattgatttttttaatttgggttaaggtattttgtaaattttggactATCTGGACATTTTGGTTGTttgggttttgaattttattttcattctcatAAAACACAGCTTAAAAGTTTTATcgacaaattttatttttccgcaAAAATAACGGATTTCAAACAATAAACaacgtttttaaaaaaatcaacgtTCTAAGAGTTTTTCGCTacaaaattataagtttttggaaaatataaacaaacaatattttcaataaaatagtTAGATAAGATATATCTTCGAATAATTCGGGATTTTTAagagtttttgatgattttcaaaTTATACGAAAACTAAATTTTCAATCAGTTTACATAGCACTACCTAATATGGTCATGacatctaggtcgggtttggggtgttacaatgatgAACATCTTAGGGTGGTTTTACAGATCCTctgagaaagaaattttatgCGAAACTaagtaagtgtgaattttggcttaagGAAGTAATGTTTCTAGGTCATGTGGTATCTACTAAAGGTATTTGAGTGGACCCAAAAAAGATAAAGGTTATTCTGGAATGGAAATAGCCTaaaaatgtttttgagatcCGAAATTTCCTTGGTTTAGTCGGGTATTATCGAAGATTTGTTGAAGAGTTCTCTTTGGTTGTTGCTCATTTAACTAAACTGTTAAGGAAGAATGCTCTTTTTAAATGGACAGATGACCAGCAAGCTAGCTTTGAGAACCTAAAGATTGTGTTGACTCAAGCTTCGGTGTTGATTCAACCTGAGTCAAGAAAGGAGTATGTAGTGTATATTGATGCATCTTACACTAGCCttggatgtgtgttgatgcaaaATGGAAATGTAGTTACTTATGCATTGAGATAGTTGAAGTTGGATGAGTGCAACTATCTGACTCATGATTTGGAGTTAGTAGTCGTGatgtttgcattgaaaatatggaAGCACTACCTACATGGTGAGAAGTGCTACATCTATACGAATCACAAGAGTCTCAAGTATCTTCTCACCCAAAAAGAGTTGAACTTGAGGCAACGGAGATGGATTGAATTACTGAAGGACTATGACTGTGTGATCAAATGCCACTTTGGAAAAGCTAACATAGTGGTGGATGCTCTAACAAGGAGTGTCACATCCCAAACATTGGCGGTTAGTAGAATCGAGTTTGTGAACCAAGAGAGAGGTCATGccctaattttttagattatttatgcatttttaggaaaaaaaatgagattatctagtttttaaatgatattgaatttagaaaaagagaggaaaaagtTTTTTCCCCTTCAGCCTCCTACCACCCGACCCATCTTCTCCACCATAAGGAAACtttcctttttcccttttaattttcatgactttttcttcaaaatcaaCCACAAATTTCTTCAAACCACTTCAAAACCTCACTAAAATCACTTGGATAACCATCTCCTAAGAATATTTCCTCCATGAATATTTCAATTGAAGCTTAGGATTTAAGTGGTTCAGTGAGAAAAAGTTAAAGCTAGagagagaaagcttcaaataagtaaataatgatGTTTCCATCATTCCTATCTTTAGTATTTGAGACTTTTATTATGAGAGAGAATTAAGTATGAGTATTATGTTAGAATCGTAAAATAATATCTgatataaaacttaacaaaCCATATAAATCATATCAAATCAGCAAgaataaatcatataaaaaactAGATGCAGAAGCATACCTGAATCCATTAATTCCTTTAAATCTACAGATATTAgggttttgatcttccaaattagcacacaagaaaTCTAGAGAAGGTGGATCTCTCTTTCCTAAAGATGAGATGTTAGAAAAGTTATCTTGtgtgtaatttggggaccataaccttaatatataacttttacacATTAAACCTCATTTTAATCAGTCCattattaattagaaattagttactataATATCTACGCTTATTTtacctatattttatttaataattaaagcccaataaatcttaatcaaattagatcacttttaatttaggCTAAcctattatgatagtaaataataacatgtaattacccttattatatatgtgatgtccatattttccaacaatctcccacttggaccacatatattaattactctatatttacatgtcattatataaccttatgagTTTAACTTTACTATCATATCCAAAAAGGTATTCCAAACAACCTCgtccattaattatgttaatatagAATCAAAGCGACTTTCGTTACTTATATCATAACTAAATTCATCTCTGATTACGTATATTAACACAACCAAATGACATAAATCAAGTATGGATTTGtagcatggaaattacatgcaatATGATCTAAACATGTCTATTTCCAATTGGTCCTCATTAACCTTAGAACAAACTCAACAACCTCAAGAACA
This region includes:
- the LOC105766233 gene encoding transcription factor MYB30, whose translation is MGRQPCCDKVGVKKGPWTPEEDLILVSYIQQHGPGNWRAVPTKTGLLRCSKSCRLRWANYLRPGIRRGNFTENEEKMIIHLQALLGNRWAAIASYLPERTDNDIKNYWNTHLKKKLQGNESSSRYGFPSSSSSYQICRGQWERKLQTDIHMAKKDLSDALSPEKSSDLVEMKPFNNHTSSPKPSGYASSTENIAKLLKGWMRNNPWKMADSADYSEEGTVPMKEDKNSKEMAEAFQSHLGFESLDSSLSDISPSMSPETSLSQYESKPHLNAQSQLSLLEKWLFDEGKDYQLCDITLDQNLYFF